In one window of Oncorhynchus kisutch isolate 150728-3 unplaced genomic scaffold, Okis_V2 scaffold4009, whole genome shotgun sequence DNA:
- the LOC109884328 gene encoding vasorin-like: MKAFLLPPLTPFLLLLLLWLPGRTLASDCPQDCTCSTPESIFCFQRRSATMPQGVPEPTKNLYLFANGIETLAEEDFVGMESLEMLDLSQNKVTVLPDRVFEPLTSLRNLDLSANQITHLSEESFAGMALLERLYLYSNHIRTIHPAAFHSLEQLLELKLQGNQLTSLPALAMPRLLLLDLRFNTLPSLGSADLQMPNLESLKLAGLGLESLNEDLMASLGNLHELDISGNELGSFPPALREVQGLIYLSLAGNPMGPLKLEDLKNLSELQELDISNLSLQGLPDGFAQLFPHLTKLTVAENPFNCLCTLAWFPGWLRNQGVTLGRTEETRCHFPPLNAGKVLERLEHREFGCPTTTTVTASTVRTSTTMPPPVTTLPSTSPAIPAPRPSEEDNSTGTDSQPPLPDPASPSSSSSQDPEVDFFCPSQTCLNGGTCRLDGQGHLECTCPRGFYGTYCENRHHSHPPPDQDHNDNNNYISAATVTADAPDISSRLVTSSSILLDLHRYIKDRPYIRGIRLTYRNLSGPDRRPMQLSVPASYPEYTLRGLRPNSTYTVCASPLGDLSGGDSVCTVAHTAAQQHTATGRQVEDKRLTTMLVPALAILLLLVLIAATVGMVCYMRRKRAKGHLDLECEPAQLELEGVKAGSNIGGAMPQKQPEPAVVQNGGLEYEVLLIQDHCSPNNNMALSHKPSYATQTQRVRLNTSSYSFPHGLDTS; this comes from the coding sequence ATGAAGgccttcctcctccctccgctgacgcccttcctccttctcctcttgctCTGGCTCCCTGGCAGGACTCTGGCCAGCGACTGTCCCCAGGACTGCACCTGCTCCACCCCAGAATCCATCTTCTGTTTCCAGCGCCGCTCTGCCACCATGCCCCAAGGCGTCCCGGAACCCACCAAGAACCTCTACCTCTTCGCCAACGGCATCGAGACCCTGGCGGAGGAAGACTTTGTGGGCATGGAGAGCCTGGAGATGCTGGATCTGAGTCAGAACAAAGTCACGGTACTGCCTGACCGGGTGTTTGAGCCTCTGACTTCCCTGAGGAACTTGGACCTCTCAGCCAACCAGATCACCCATCTGTCAGAGGAGAGCTTTGCGGGCATGGCCCTACTGGAGAGGCTGTACCTCTACAGCAACCACATCCGGACTATACACCCTGCCGCCTTCCACAGCCTGGAGCAGCTGCTGGAGCTCAAGCTGCAGGGAAACCAGCTCACCTCGCTCCCCGCCCTAGCCATGCCCAGACTGCTGCTGCTGGACCTCCGCTTCAACACCCTCCCATCCCTGGGGTCAGCCGACCTCCAGATGCCCAACCTGGAGTCTCTGAAGCTGGCCGGCCTGGGCCTCGAAAGCCTGAACGAGGACCTGATGGCCAGCCTGGGGAACCTCCACGAACTGGACATCTCTGGCAACGAGCTGGGCTCCTTCCCACCGGCGCTGAGGGAGGTCCAGGGCCTGATCTACCTGAGCCTGGCCGGGAACCCCATGGGCCCACTGAAGCTGGAGGACCTGAAGAACCTGAGCGAGCTCCAGGAGTTGGACATCAGCAACCTGAGTCTGCAGGGCTTGCCTGACGGGTTCGCACAGCTTTTCCCTCACCTGACTAAGCTGACGGTGGCCGAGAACCCTTTCAACTGCCTGTGCACCCTGGCCTGGTTTCCCGGGTGGCTCAGGAACCAGGGGGTGACTCTGGGCAGGACGGAGGAGACCCGCTGCCACTTCCCTCCCCTCAACGCTGGGAAGGTGCTGGAGAGGCTGGAGCACAGGGAGtttggctgccccaccaccactactgtcaCCGCTAGCACAGTCAGAACCAGCACCACCATGCCCCCTCCAGTCACCACCCTGCCTAGCACCTCCCCAGCCATCCCTGCACCAAGGCCCAGTGAGGAGGACAACTCAACTGGGACAGACAGCCAGCCCCCGCTCCCCGACCCTGCCtctcccagcagcagcagcagccaagACCCAGAGGTGGACTTCTTCTGCCCCTCCCAGACCTGCTTGAATGGGGGCACCTGTCGGCTGGACGGGCAAGGCCATCTGGAGTGCACCTGCCCTCGTGGCTTCTATGGCACCTATTGCGAGAACCGCCACCACTCCCACCCCCCTCCCGATCAGGaccacaatgacaacaacaaTTACATTTCCGCGGCAACTGTCACCGCCGATGCCCCCGACATCAGCTCGCGCCTGGTGACCAGCTCCTCCATCCTGCTGGACCTGCACCGCTACATCAAGGACCGGCCCTACATCCGCGGCATCCGTCTGACATACCGCAACCTGTCGGGGCCCGACCGACGTCCCATGCAGCTCAGCGTGCCCGCTTCCTACCCGGAGTACACCCTGAGGGGGCTGCGGCCCAACTCCACCTACACAGTGTGCGCAAGCCCGCTGGGCGACCTCAGCGGTGGGGACAGCGTCTGCACGGTGGCCCACACAGCGGCCCAGCAGCACACTGCCACAGGGAGGCAGGTGGAGGATAAGAGGCTGACCACCATGCTGGTGCCGGCTCTGGCCATCCTGCTGCTCCTAGTCCTGATTGCAGCCACCGTGGGGATGGTGTGCTACATGAGGAGGAAACGGGCCAAGGGCCACCTGGATCTGGAGTGTGAGCCAGCCCAGCTGGAGCTGGAGGGAGTCAAGGCTGGTTCCAACATTGGAGGGGCGATGCCCCAAAAGCAGCCGGAGCCGGCTGTGGTTCAAAATGGTGGCCTGGAGTACGAGGTGCTGCTAATACAGGATCATTGCTCGCCGAACAACAACATGGCTCTCTCTCACAAGCCCTCTTATGCTACTCAGACCCAGAGGGTCAGACTAAATACCTCTAGCTACTCATTCCCTCACGGACTAGACACCAGCTAG